A genome region from Piliocolobus tephrosceles isolate RC106 chromosome 8, ASM277652v3, whole genome shotgun sequence includes the following:
- the KCP gene encoding kielin/chordin-like protein: MAGAGAAALSLLLQLGGLALAVGAGAGGGTVPKEPPGQQTPVHSSAPAGAPQEQWLPLREWLGRLEAAVVELREQNKDLQMRVRQLESCECRPASPQCWGLGRAWPEGARWEPDPCTACVCQDGTAHCGPQAHLPHCGGCSQNGQTYGNGETFSPDACTTCRCLEGTITCTPKPCPRGPCPKPGACCPHCEPGCEYEGQLYEEGSTFLSSSNPCLQCTCLRSRARCMPLKCPPSPCPEPVLRPGHCCPTCQGCTEGGSHWEHGQEWTTPGDPCRICQCLEGHIQCRQRECASLCPYPARPLPGTCCPVCDGCFLNGREHRSGEPVGSGDPCSYCHCANGSVQCEPLPCPPVPCRHPGKIPGQCCPVCDGCEYQGHQYQSQETFRLQERGLCVRCSCQAGEVSCEEQECPVTPCALSASGRQLCPACVLDGEEFAEGVQWEPDGRPCTTCVCQDGVPKCGAALCPPTPCQHPTQPPGACCPSCDSCTYHGQVYANGQNFTDADSPCHVCRCQDGTVTCSLVDCPLTTCARPQSGPGQCCPRCPDCILEEVVFVDGESFSHPRDPCQECRCQEGHARCQPRACLRAPCAHPLPGTCCPNDCSGCAFGGKEYPSGADFPHPSDPCRLCRCLSGNVQCLTRRCSPLPCPEPVLLPGGCCPQCPATPAPAGCPRPGAAPARHQEYFFSPPGDPCRRCLCLDGSVSCHRLPCPPAPCAHPRQGPCCPSCDGCLYQGKEFASGERFPSTTAACHLCLCWEGSVSCEPKACAPALCPFPARGDCCPDCDGCEYLGESYLSNQEFLDPREPCNLCTCLGGFVTCGRRPCEPPGCSHPLIPSGHCCPTCQGCHYHGVTAASGETLPDPLDPACSLCTCQEGSMRCQKKPCPPALCPHPSPGPCFCPVCHSCVSQGREHQDGEEFEGAAGSCEWCRCQAGQVSCVRLRCPPLPCQLQVTEPGSCCPRCRGCLAHGEEHPEGSSWVPPDSACSSCVCHEGVVTCARIQCISSCAQPHQGPQDCCPRCSDCEHEGRKYEPGESFQPGADPCEVCICQPQPKGPPSLRCHRRQCPSLVGCPPSQLLPPGPQHCCPTCAQALSNCSEGLLGSELAPPDPCYTCQCQDLTWLCIHQTCPELSCPLSERHTPPGSCCPVCQECVVEAEGRRVADGESWRDPSNACITCTCRRGRVECHLEECQALSCPHGWAKVPQANSCCERCQAPTQSCVHQGREVASGEHWTVDACTSCSCMAGTVRCQSRRCSPLSCGPDKAPALSPGSCCPRCLPRPASCMAFGDPHYRTFDGRLLHFQGSCSYVLAKDCHSGDFSVHVTNDDRGRSGVAWTQEVAVLLGDVAVRLLQGGAVTVDGRPVALPFLQEPLLYVELRGHTVILHTQPGLQVLWDGQSQVEVSVPGSYQGRTCGLCGNFNGFAQDDLQGPEGLLLPTEAAFGNSWQVSEGLGPGRPCSAGREMDPCRTAGYRARREANARCGVLKSSPFSRCHAVVPPEPFFAACVYDLCACGPGSSADACLCDALEAYASHCRQAGVTPTWRGPTLCVVGCPLEHGFVFDECGPPCPRTCFNQHIPLGELAAHCVRPCMPGCQCPAGLVEHEAHCIPPEACPQVLLTGDQPLGARPSLSREPQETP, encoded by the exons AATAAGGACCTGCAGATGAGGGTGAGGCAGCTGGAGTCCTGTGAGTGCCGCCCTGCATCTCCCcagtgctgggggctggggcGTGCCTGGCCCGAGGGGGCGCGCTGGGAGCCTGACCCCTGCACAGCCTGCGTCTGCCAGGATGGGACCGCTCACTGTGGCCCCCAAGCCCACCTGCCCCATTGCGGGG GCTGCAGCCAGAATGGACAGACCTACGGCAACGGGGAGACCTTCTCCCCAGATGCCTGCACCACCTGCCGCTGTCTG GAAGGGACCATCACCTGCACCCCGAAGCCATGCCCAAGAGGACCCTGCCCTAAGCCAGGAGCGTGCTGCCCACACTGTGAGCCAG GCTGTGAGTATGAGGGGCAGCTTTATGAGGAGGGGAGCACCTTCCTATCCAGTTCCAACCCTTGTCTGCAGTGCACCTGCCTG AGGAGCCGAGCTCGCTGCATGCCCCTGAAGTGCCCGCCCAGCCCCTGCCCAGAGCCAGTCCTGAGGCCTGGGCATTGCTGCCCGACCTGCCAAG GCTGCACAGAAGGTGGCTCTCACTGGGAACACGGCCAAGAGTGGACCACACCGGGGGACCCCTGCCGAATCTGCCAGTGCCTG GAGGGTCACATCCAGTGCCGCCAGCGAGAATGTGCCAGCCTGTGTCCGTACCCAGCCCGGCCCCTCCCAGGCACCTGCTGCCCTGTGTGTGATG GCTGTTTCCTAAACGGGCGGGAGCACCGCAGCGGGGAGCCCGTGGGCTCAGGGGACCCCTGCTCGTACTGCCACTGCGCT AACGGGAGTGTCCAGTGTGAGCCTCTGCCCTGCCCGCCAGTGCCCTGCAGACACCCAGGCAAGATCCCTGGGCAGTGCTGCCCTGTCTGCGATG GCTGTGAGTACCAGGGACACCAGTATCAGAGCCAGGAGACCTTCAGACTCCAAGAGCGGGGCCTCTGTGTCCGCTGCTCCTGCCAG GCTGGCGAGGTCTCCTGTGAGGAGCAGGAGTGCCCAGTCACTCCCTGTGCCCTGTCTGCCTCTGGTCGCCAGCTCTGCCCAG CCTGTGTGCTGGATGGAGAGGAGTTTGCTGAGGGAGTCCAGTGGGAGCCTGATGGTCGGCCCTGCACCACCTGCGTCTGTCAAGATGGGGTACCCAAGTGCGGGGCTGCGCTCTGCCCCCCAACCCCCTGCCAGCACCCCACCCAGCCCCCTG GTGCCTGCTGCCCTAGCTGTGACAGCTGCACCTACCATGGCCAAGTGTATGCCAATGGGCAGAACTTCACGGACGCAGACAGCCCTTGCCATGTCTGCCGCTGCCAG gatggaacTGTGACATGCTCCTTGGTTGACTGCCCTCTCACGACCTGTGCCAGGCCCCAGAGTGGACCGGGCCAGTGTTGCCCCAGGTGCCCAG ACTGCATCCTGGAAGAAGTGGTGTTTGTGGATGGTGAGAGCTTCTCCCACCCCCGAGACCCCTGCCAGGAGTGCCGATGCCAGGAAGGCCATGCCCGCTGCCAGCCTCGCGCCTGCCTCAGGGCCCCCTGTGCCCACCCGCTACCTGGGACCTGCTGCCCGAACGACTGCAGCG GCTGTGCCTTTGGCGGGAAAGAGTACCCCAGCGGAGCGGACTTCCCCCACCCCTCTGACCCCTGCCGTCTGTGTCGCTGTCTG AGCGGCAACGTGCAGTGCCTGACCCGCCGCTGCTCGCCGCTGCCCTGTCCAGAGCCTGTCCTGCTGCCGGGAGGCTGCTGCCCGCAGTGCCCGG CCACCCCAGCCCCCGCCGGCTGCCCACGGCCCGGCGCGGCCCCCGCCCGCCACCAGGAGTACTTCTTCTCCCCGCCCGGAGATCCCTGCCGCCGCTGCCTCTGCCTCGACGGCTCCGTGTCCTGCCATCGGCTGCCTTGCCCGCCCGCGCCCTGCGCGCACCCGCGCCAGGGTCCTTGCTGCCCCTCCTGCGACG GCTGCCTGTACCAGGGGAAGGAGTTTGCCAGCGGGGAGCGCTTCCCATCGACCACTGCCGCCTGCCACCTCTGCCTTTGCTGGGAGGGCAGCGTGAGCTGCGAGCCCAAGGCATGTGCCCCTGCACTGTGCCCTTTCCCTGCCAGGGGCGACTGCTGCCCTGACTGTGATG GCTGTGAGTACCTGGGGGAGTCCTACCTGAGTAACCAGGAGTTCCTAGATCCCCGAGAACCCTGCAACCTGTGTACGTGCCTTGGAGGCTTCGTGACCTGCGGCCGCCGGCCCTGTGAACCTCCGGGCTGCAGCCACCCACTCATCCCCTCTGGGCACTGCTGCCCGACCTGCCAGG GATGCCACTACCATGGCGTCACTGCTGCCTCTGGAGAGACCCTTCCTGACCCACTTGACCCTGCCTGTTCCCTCTGCACCTGCCAG GAAGGTTCCATGCGCTGCCAGAAGAAGCCATGTCCCCCAgctctctgcccccacccctctcCAGGCCCCTGCTTCTGCCCTGTTTGCCACA GCTGCGTCTCTCAGGGCCGGGAGCACCAGGATGGGGAGGAGTTTGAGGGAGCAGCAGGCAGTTGTGAATGGTGTCGCTGTCAG GCTGGCCAGGTCAGCTGTGTGCGGCTGCGGTGCCCACCCCTTCCCTGCCAGCTCCAGGTCACCGAGCCGGGGAGCTGCTGCCCTCGCTGCAGAG GCTGCCTGGCTCATGGGGAAGAGCACCCTGAAGGCAGTAGCTGGGTGCCCCCCGACAGTGCCTGCTCCTCCTGCGTGTGTCACGAGGGTGTCGTCACCTGTGCACGCATCCAGTGCATCAGCTCTTGCGCCCAGCCCCACCAGGGGCCCCAGGACTGCTGTCCTCGATGCTCTG ACTGTGAGCATGAGGGTCGGAAGTACGAGCCCGGGGAAAGCTTCCAGCCTGGGGCAGACCCCTGTGAAGTGTGCATCTGCCAG CCACAGCCTAAGGGGCCTCCCAGCCTTCGCTGTCACCGGCGGCAGTGTCCCAGCCTGGTGGGCTGCCCCCCAAGCCAGCTCCTGCCCCCTGGGCCCCAGCACTGCTGTCCGACCTGTGCCC AAGCTTTGAGTAACTGTTCAGAGGGCCTGCTGGGATCTGAGCTAGCCCCCCCAGACCCCTGCTACACGTGCCAGTGCCAG GACCTGACATGGCTCTGCATCCACCAGACCTGTCCTGAGCTCAGCTGTCCCCTCTCAGAGCGCCACACTCCCCCTGGGAGCTGCTGCCCCGTGTGCCAGG AATGTGTGGTGGAGGCCGAGGGCCGGAGAGTGGCAGATGGAGAGAGCTGGAGGGACCCCAGCAATGCATGTATCACCTGCACCTGTCGT CGGGGCCGTGTGGAGTGCCACCTCGAGGAGTGCCaggccctctcctgcccccatGGCTGGGCAAAGGTGCCCCAGGCCAACAGCTGCTGTGAGCGATGCCAAG CTCCCACCCAGTCCTGCGTGCACCAGGGCCGTGAGGTGGCCTCTGGAGAGCACTGGACTGTGGACGCCTGCACCAGCTGCTCCTGCATGGCGGGCACCGTGCGTTGCCAGAGCCGGCGCTGCTCACCGCTCTCGTGTGGCCCC GACAAGGCCCCTGCCCTGAGTCCCGGCAGCTGCTGCCCCCGCTGCCTGCCCCGGCCAGCTTCCTGCATGGCCTTCGGAGACCCCCATTACCGCACCTTCGACGGCCGCCTGCTGCACTTCCAGGGCAGTTGCAGCTATGTGCTGGCCAAGGACTGCCACAGCGGGGACTTCAG TGTGCACGTGACCAATGATGACCGGGGCCGGAGCGGCGTGgcctggacccaggaggtggcagtGCTGCTGGGAGACGTGGCCGTGCGGCTGCTGCAGGGCGGAGCAGTCACT GTGGATGGGCGCCCAGTGGCCTTGCCCTTCCTGCAGGAGCCGCTGCTGTATGTGGAGCTGCGAGGACACACTGTGATCCTGCATACCCAGCCCGGGCTCCAG GTGCTGTGGGACGGGCAGTCCCAGGTGGAGGTGAGCGTGCCTGGCTCCTACCAGGGCCGGACTTGTGGGCTCTGTGGGAACTTCAACGGCTTTGCCCAGGATGATCTGCAGGGCCCTGAGGGGCTGCTCCTGCCCACGGAGGCTGCGTTTGGGAATAGCTGGCAG GTCTcagaggggctggggcctggccGGCCCTGTTCTGCAGGCCGAGAGATGGATCCGTGCCGGACAGCAGGTTACCGTGCCAGGCGTGAGGCCAATGCCCGGTGTGGGGTGCTGAAGTCCTCCCCATTCAGTCGCTGCCATGCTGTGGTGCCACCGGAGCCCTTTTTTGCTGCCTGTGTGTATGACCTGTGTGCCTGTGGCCCTGGCTCCTCCGCCGATGCCTGCCTCTGTGACGCCCTGGAAGCCTACGCCAGTCACTGTCGCCAGGCAGGAGTGACACCTACCTGGCGAGGCCCCACGCTGTGCG TGGTAGGCTGCCCCCTGGAGCACGGCTTCGTGTTTGATGAGTGCGGCCCGCCCTGTCCCCGCACCTGCTTCAATCAGCATATCCCCCTGGGGGAGCTGGCAGCTCACTGCGTGAGGCCCTGCATGCCCGGCTGCCAGTGCCCTGCAGGCCTGGTGGAGCACGAGGCCCACTGCATCCCACCCGAGGCCTGTCCCCAAGTCCTGCTCACTGGAGACCAGCCACTCGGTGCTCGGCCCAGCCTCAGCCGGGAGCCCCAGGAGACACCCTGA